atcaagagtagAGCTTTTccatgaataataaaaaaaattgaatcaagagcccttcaccatgaAAGTTGACTAAGATTGTTTTTAATATGGAATAATTTAATCTTtcaagtgctggagtataccataATGTAAGAGCAGTTACCTCAGTATGTAGTGTACATAATTGTAATGTTTCTTATAGTGTGCTCCAGTTAAAATATTTTCAGCATTGCATTTCACTGACATTATGCTAATTTGACATTCCCTGTTCTGTATAACTTGAATAAGtgttcattaacccttaaactgtccaaacagatctatgttcacatgcgtagtgctccaaaagtaaatctacattttttttacatattttcaaatataacaaaaaaaacgtagatcaaagttttttttacacattttcaaatgtaaaaaacaaaaagatctacatttttttacataccttcaaatgttgaaaaaacgtagatctacgtttggacagtttaggggTTACAGTACTCTTTGGTATCTATGTAGAACATTTAGTTTTACAGgattatactgtactgtatttcatAACATTTTTTTGCCACATTCAGCCAGCCAACCCTTCCAATTTGGTATATATTCACCAAAGATCTACATTTAAAATAGAAATTGTATGATGACATTTCAGTCCACCCTGGATTTCTCAATAGTCAAATCACTCGACAGTGGCCCTGGAAGGACTGAAACCTTGTGATTACTATTATTCGAgtcaaactaagcactaaacccacaagggttgaaACCTTGTCATATGATTCCTAAGTGTGGAtttttggtgaattgttccagctatggtattgacATCATCTCATTCTGATACCAAAAAGGGGTTTAAAAAAGGCATGCAAGTAAACACTAGGAGACAgaaaatgtcctagtgtttgcttgctTGCCTCTCTTAACCACCAACCCTTCAAAACATTTTTCTTATTCATATTACATGCTAGAGGATcttggaggtagtaggttggtagacagcaactgcctgccaagtgagtaattgttttacatgatggtaacgTTGCTTGCTGGTATcgtttttctgtctcgtaaacatacaaggtttcaggtacatcttgctacttctacttacacttaggtcacactacacatacatgtacaagcatatatatacacacccctctgggttttcttctattttctttctagttcttgtttatttcctcttatctccatggggaagtggaacagaattcttcccccataagccatgcgtgtcataggcggcgactaaaatgctgggagcaaggggctagtaatcccttctcctgtatacattactaaagttaaaaagagaaacttgtttttctttttgggccaccctgtctcagtgggatgCAGCCGGTATATTGAAAGAAATAAGTTAGATGATCTAAGTCAGTGTTTCTGGATTACTGTAATGGTTCTTCACTCCATATTGTTTTATTCTCTTGATCTCATCTCCAATTTTTACATCCTTGTTTCATTTGTGTGTATAAACATAGGTGCTCCTCGACCTACAATGGGGTTACATTCTGACAAACCCATTCTAAGTTGTAAATATCGTTAATCAGATATGAATATATGCAAGATAactaactactgtcactgaataattaaataaacaaataattactgcaactaaataccagtattgaaaagtaaatatgTAAATACAAATTATGGACCTGCTGCCTTCTTGCTGGGAATTATTTTAAGTAATTGCTCTGCACCATCATAACGTCAAAATATCATAAGTTGAACCAGCGTAAGTCGAAAAGCACCTGTACATTGTTTTTCATTTTTGTAAAATGAATgtttttcaaggggggggggggttgccttgATGCCCatgaagagttcttgatccaaagaattagaattaccttccctttccttggatcgaatctgattgcctctcattcccctgGCACGGTATGACCTCTATGGATTTATCACTCtccatgaatgcaataataataaacaaatcagCTACCTTGGTTACTAACATCTATGGTATTGTTTCTGTCTAGATTTTTGTAATCCTTGGGTGcttaagagtatatatatatattggtatatatatattcatgaacACACTATGCATcttcccaccaagggagggtgatACAAAATACATTAACCATCAGCTTATGTTGCTGTTTCCAGAACTGCATGAACATCACATTTCAAATGATCTACCAAACTGTAACATCCCTATCTattcttcagagtgtaggtactgtatatCCCACCTCCAGAAATAGATACAACTTCATAGATATGATTTGCTTTCTCCATACTCCAACTGCACATCAAATTCCAAAACTCACTTTTATCCATTAATGCCAATTTAGCATGCTcactcatgcctgctggatgctctAGTTCCAACAAACTTAGCGCCAAGCAGGCATGCACGAGACTGAACATGCTAGACTGGAGAAAtgcagacaaatggtttttgggttAAGTTGGTTAACccaagttctggaggtgggaagtacattaccTACACTTtgaaggactggtggggaggTTGCAGATTGGTGGATCCTGTGAGTTATTACTTAACTGCCATTTAGTTTACATACATTGTACTTCTGCTGTCACATTTCTTTTGTTAGTTTATTTCTGCATTATAGCTTCATATTTTTTCATTCACCTTACCTGCTTCCCTTATAATCACCCTCATCAGATCCCCAGCAGGTGTTGTGTATTTCTTGATATACATATGTCAAGATTATTGTGCAGCTCTAATTATGTTAATCCTTACTGTTTACTCATACTGTGTCTCCTCCAAGACTACTGATTATGCATGGAGTACAATATGATCACTTGTCGCAGAAACTGCAATGCAATGATTAATATCAATGACAGTAAacatctttaacccttaaactgtccaaacagatctatgttcacatgtgtagtgctccaaaagtagatctatgttttttttttacatattttcaaatataacaaaaaaaagtggatgaaagttttttttacacgttttcaaatgtaaaaaaaaaaaaaaaaagatctacgttttttcacgtactttcaaatgttgagaaaacgtagatctacgtttggacagtttaagggttaaataaataGTGCTGTAATTTATGCTGCATTTGTTTTCAAATATggtggtaccttgagtttcgaacagctccaaACTcggtatttttgggggtctgaaactgactaatttaatttacattattccttatgggaacaaattcgtttggtatcagcactcgaacagctttctggaacgaattaagttcgtaacttgaggtaccactgtatacagtATTTTGAGCATATGTACACATAATACTATAACTGTTTTTCATACAAAATTTATTACATATGCATGACAAAATTCCTTTGCATTCTTCACAAGAGTTGTAAAGTATCAAGTGGAATATCATCTCTACAGTTTTAGCAAGAATATCATGTACAGTATATGTAAAAAATATCCAAATTTTACAGGCAGATTCTGAGCAGCTTTAGCTAATACAAAAAATGCAGGGATTGAGTGAGGACATAATCTGTTATATACAATCTTTGAAGTCAACATTTTCTAATCCTTGAGTGTATTGTCCAAACATGTacataatatttatttttataaaatCTAGAACAATGTTAAGATGCTGTTTCTTTTTCCCCTTTTGATAGTGTATAGTTTGAAAAAGCGCTGCTATACAGCAAGACCGATGAAAATAGAAAATCACTTAAATTGCAACTCTAATACATTATTAAATAGTAAGCTGCAATCCCCACAGCTAATGGAGTGTCTGGCATATTGACAGTTACACTGACAACTTAGCTATTTACATCATTAACTTGGTTATATTAAATTTAATGGTTATCCATAGTGATTAAAGATACTACTGGGGGTAACTCCTAAGGAGCCACATTGTAGAACAATAATTAGTGTGTTGAGCTCAAATCTGAGGACATGAGGTTAAGCACTACAATGAGGCGAGTCACGCCTGGCGGgtgttccagggatcaacgccccatgGCCCAGTCCAAGTTTCCTAATGCCTACTATCCcctttacctagcagtaaagacACCTGTGAATTTAACGGACTGTTGTCAGTTGAATCCCGCACTGGGACCTAATaaaaccaatggaaataagccttCAGGCTTAGTAATCTAAGAATATAATTATTCTTCTTTCAATAAATGGCCGTATCCTAATGAGgtagagtggcccaaaaagaaaacaaaagtttctctttctaacttgagtaatgtatacaggagaaggggttactagccccttgctcctggcatgttaGTTGCAAGAATATAATTATGGTTTACATTTTTTAAGATtattaaaatatagaaaaaatgcACATTGCCAAAACTCCTAACACATTCCATCTGTCAACAAAATATCTATGGAGTCCAACATGATGTCTAAAATAACAGCAAAAAGCACCTGGCAGTCAGAAAGGGAAATCACAAAACCCAAGTAGAAACTTTGCCTGGGGTGCAGTGAGGCCTGTGTCTGTGAATGAGGTGCAGGCCAGGTGAATTTCCCAGGAGTCTCCTGCAGCAGAAACTTCTTTACATTCAGTAGGATTTAGAGATTATGGCATTCTCATTAGCTGTCTATCATTCaattattagaaaaaaaaaaaaaagtaacaataTCTTGGTTGGAAcattttacaactaacccacaatttgaagaggaaatttgacAATTCTTTGGTCCATCTTGTGCTGTGACTTGATAATGTTCCACAACGAACTAAAATGTTGTCTAAAGTTTTCTCTCTAAATTGTGGGCAGTTGTGAACAAATATCCTTAGGGAACATTGATGCTCAAGAATATATAAATCAGAAATCACATGAATATAGTGACAAACATTATGCAAGTCAATCTTCATCGCTACTCCATGCATCTTGAGTTACTTCATGTTTCACACGTTGTCTGGTATTTTTCTTCACTCGAGCTATTTtaactgtttctttattttcttcattTGAAAGACAACTTTTTAATAACTTCTTTGGGGTCCATGTTATAAAATTATGGTCAATGCCAAAGCTATACAAATCCATAGATACAGGATTATATACCACACCTAACACTGACAAAAAGTGACCCTGTAAAACATTTAACAGTCTTCCAGATAAAAGATCAAACACAAGAATTTCTTCCCGACATGGTATAAAGACTAGATCAGGATATGTACAATATGAGATTGCCATATGAATAGTTTTCTTAAGCTCTGTATACGCCTCTTCGTATTTTACTTCCATGTTATCTCCGGTAGTAGAATTCCAGAGTTTTAGATGGCCATCGTAGCCGAACGACAAAAGCCACATACCGTCATGCGTAAAGCAGAGAGAAGTTATGCAGCTTTTATGTGCTTGAGGGACGTTTTTACTTCTCTTCTTGAACTTGGTAGTTTTACAAAGAGAATTCTCCATATCCAGAGCCATGAGACATGCACGACCAGCACGCACATCCCACATCCTCACCGTTTGGTCCTTGCCACCCGACACCAAAATGTGCTGGTTACGTGGCGACCACTGTGTGATCTGAACTGGGCCCACGTGACCCTGAAGACGGTGGACTGATGACCCACTGCGCAAATCACAAAGGATCACTTCACCTGAAATATTACAAACTTAAGAATTCATCACATAAAATTATACAATAAGACGATTTTCAATGAAggcagttaaatatattttattgatgagaaaaagttagcttatgagaggtttttacaaagcagaagtgttataagaagagcagagtatatggagagtaaaagaaaggtgaagagagtggtgagagagtgcaaaaggagagcagatgatagagtgggagaggcactgtcaagaaattttaatgaaaataagaaaaaaatttggagtgagttaaacaagttaagaaagcctagggaaagtatggatttgtcagttaaaaacagagtaggggagttagtagatggggagatggaggtattaggcaGATGgatagaatattttgaggaacttttaaatgttaaggaagaaaaagaggcggtaatttcatgcactggtcagggaggtataccatcttttaggagtgaagaagagcagaatgtaagtgtgggggaggtacgtgaggcattacgtagaatgaaaggggataaagcagctggaactgatgggatcatgacagaaatgttaaaagcagggggggatatagtgttggagtggtttgtacttttgtttaataaatgtatgaaaaaggggaaggtacctagggattggcggagagcatgtatagtccctttatatgaagggaaaggggacaaaagagattgtaaaaattatagaggaataagtttactgagtataccaggaaaagtgtacggtagggttataattgaaagaattagaggtaagacagaatgtaggattgcggatgagcaaggaggtttcagagtgggtaggggatgtgtaaatcaagtgtttacattgaagcatatatgtgaacagtatttagataaaggtagggaagtttttattgcatttatggatttagaaaaggcatatgatagagtggatagaggagcaatgtggcagatgttgcaagtatatggaataggtggtaagttattaaatgctgtaaagagtttttatgaggatagtgaggctcaggttagggtgtgtagaagagagggagactacttcccggtaaaagtaggtcttagacagggatgtgtaatgtcaccatggttgtttaatatatttatagatggggttgtaaaggaagtaaatgctagggtgttcggaagaggggtgggattaaattatggggaatcaaattcaaaatgggaagtgacacagttactttttgctgatgatactgtgcttatgggaaattctaaagaaaaattgcaaaggttagtggatgagtttgggaatgtgtgtaaagatagaaagttgaaagtgaacatagaaaagagtaaggtgatgagggtatcaaatgatttagataaaaactggatatcaaattggggaggaggagtatggaagaagcgaatgttttcagatgtacttgggagttgacgtgtcggcggatggatttatgaaggatgaggttaatcatagaactaatgagggaaaaaaggtgagtggtgcgttgaggtatatgtggagtcaaaaaacgttatctatgaaggcaaagaagggaatgtatgaaagtatagtagtaccaacactcttatatgggtgtgaagcttgggtggtaaatgcagcagcgaggagacggttggaggcagtggagatgtcctgtttaagggcaatgtgtggtgtaaatattatgcagaaaattcagagtgtggaaattaggaaaaggtgtggagttaataaaagtattagtcagagggcagaagaggggttgttgaggtggtttggtcgtttagagagaatggatcaaagtagaatgacatggaaagcatataaatctataggggaaggaaggcggggtaggggtcgtcctcgaaagggatggagaaagggggtaaaggtggttttgtgggcgaggggcttggacttccagcaagcgtgcgtgagcgtgtttgatagtagtgaatggagacgaatggtacttgggacctgacgatctgttggagtgtgagcagggtaatatttagtggagggattcagggaaaccggttattttcatatagtcggacttgagtcctggaaatgggaagtacaatgcctgcactttaaaggaggggtttgggatattggcagtttggagggatatgttgtatatctttatatgtatatgcttctaaactgttgtattctgagcacctctgcaaaaacagtgatgatgtgtgagtgtggtgaaagtgttgaatgatgatggaagtattttctttttggggattttctttcttttttgggtcaccctgcctcggtgggagacggccgacttgttggaaaaaaaaaaagtgtataactttttttattttaccacactggcagtctcccaccaaggcagggtggccatcaTTCACACTtttcactatcttgccagaggcatgcagatacaacagtttagatgtcactctcaACAACAAATATCACTCTCAACAACAAATATCATAAaagtagagtgcaggcactctacttttcacctccaggactctttaAGTCCAGCTATGACATGTTTACCTATTTTTCTTACTGACAAGGAGCCAGTAAGGGTAAAAATGCCTACTCTTATTGAAGGGCTGAATAGTACATCATTAACCTATTCTCTGGCCTGCAGTTATTACATTTGACAAAGGAAATATTAATGATTCTCAAACAGTACAAGTATTTATATTTGAAAGCTATTCCTTAGGTGGTTCAGTGCTttctctgattataataataataatattccttaGGTAAGATATACCATATATTCAATAGGAAATGCTAAACCTGTAAGAATCATGCATAACCTGGAGAATGGGAGAGATAGAGGATGTTCAGATctgatctgaggaaggagaggatagctctgattccttggatcaagaatctTACACCAGCTTCACTGAAGAGTGTTCAGGCAAGGATGCTCACCACAACCAGTTTCAAATGCAGGCTGAGAACGTACCACTATCTCCTGAGACAGACAGCAAAGAATGCTTGGTGGCGACTGGTGACATACAGTGGTGAAGGATGTGGCACTCAATCCTGTACTGGTCAACTGTCTTCATGTGATTAGGGTCCCAGATCTTAACCTTCTTGTCACGACTCGAGGTGATAAACAACCCTGCATCTGCTGGATACCATTGAACACAGTCAACCTGAAATAATGTGTTAACcgtttcagggtccgtcccgtagatctacggctttacgttcagggtccaaactgtgaatctacgccatgagctcagctcactctgataaactgtgagtggtacatttgggcctagatatgagagaatacatctatgtggtatgtgtgcaccacataaaacagatcctgcagcacactgtgtataatgagagaaaaaaaatgaaatcatgatttttcgattaaaacagcaactttgcagtgttttttcgtatgctttttatagttgtatttgcgatttcttggtctcatttgatagaatggaagacatattacagaaatagagatgattttgattggttttaacactggaaatggcttgaaactgagctcaaagtagcagaaatgttaaatttttgccgatattcaagagtaaacaaacaacctcacacgtctaatacagatcagctggtgggtctaatatacattcacaaatatggtgatgatatttatacaattattacagtattgcataacagtaaatcttctattttttggtgtgaataaaaatttattatgtgaataaaaaatcaaaatggaatttatttgtaaagcctcaaaacataactaatgaacagaggaaatgttagtttagtgccaggaatgcctacattgttcattctggaccctattttgaaattggaatattttgaactttgtgttaaattggccaaattaacaatttccgatcactttattttgtagttgaaacagttgacttggcgatttcttgtgttcaatcgatagaacagaagtaatactagtgaaatagctaagaatttggttgactggaataatgtaattggcctaaaatgggagtcaaagtcggcaaaatcgccgattcgtaaatatcgctgacacatcaaaattcacgagagcataatttcgtcaattttccaccaaatttcgtactttttgttttattaccttcacaaaaagattctctacgatttcataagaaaaaataaccaatttttttttttttaaattcttggacactggtgcgtgactccagatttgggccttggaccctgaaagggttaaataacttAATTTATTTTAAAAGAAAGTcaaaaattaatttaaatacaATGTATTGTAATTATGAGGAATAAATTTTTGTATGTCAGTCGCTGGTCATTTTTACATCTAATGGTTTCAAGGACTCAACATTAAACAAAAAAAATCTAAATAATTAGCACATTAATTTAGCTATCAACTGATGATTATGTTtgtgggaagcactaaacccaaggGGTCTTACAACACCTGCAGAATGGAAGATAatcaagcttgatccaaggaaggggtgaGCAGCTCCATTTTCTTATATCAAGATCCCTTTGCTAGTACCCTTGAAGGGTACAGTGAAGGGTACTATTACTGTACATATCACACTAAGTTATCCAAATTAGAATAAGTGATAAAAAGTAATGTACATAAAAAACCAAAAGGGTGAAGGGTGAATAAAcaaattaattttgcacaagaAAAATAGAGGCTTATTCAGCTACAGctctatgacccttatgggtaTAGCACTTAGTTTTGAGTGTAATAATTATTCAGATACACAAATACAATCATAATCAGAGATTTCCTCATACTAGAGAAAGACACACTACAGCTTGTCTTCTAAACAGCTGAT
Above is a window of Cherax quadricarinatus isolate ZL_2023a chromosome 52, ASM3850222v1, whole genome shotgun sequence DNA encoding:
- the LOC128696857 gene encoding DNA excision repair protein ERCC-8 isoform X2, with product MLHEDFSDLPDLEKWRWKLKPVDTGFGTVRSLEKVSSTFVTHADLECVDSRYLLCGLSDGGVAIYDTSLIKEGRIYSEVAAVKGGQRQSHQYQVDCVQWYPADAGLFITSSRDKKVKIWDPNHMKTVDQYRIECHILHHCMSPVATKHSLLSVSGDSGEVILCDLRSGSSVHRLQGHVGPVQITQWSPRNQHILVSGGKDQTVRMWDVRAGRACLMALDMENSLCKTTKFKKRSKNVPQAHKSCITSLCFTHDGMWLLSFGYDGHLKLWNSTTGDNMEVKYEEAYTELKKTIHMAISYCTYPDLVFIPCREEILVFDLLSGRLLNVLQGHFLSVLGVVYNPVSMDLYSFGIDHNFITWTPKKLLKSCLSNEENKETVKIARVKKNTRQRVKHEVTQDAWSSDED
- the LOC128696857 gene encoding DNA excision repair protein ERCC-8 isoform X1, with protein sequence MLHEDFSDLPDLEKWRWKLKPVDTGFGTVRSLEKVRLGQLSSLRYRARLQTCLAASHVVSDVRLHELKEVSSTFVTHADLECVDSRYLLCGLSDGGVAIYDTSLIKEGRIYSEVAAVKGGQRQSHQYQVDCVQWYPADAGLFITSSRDKKVKIWDPNHMKTVDQYRIECHILHHCMSPVATKHSLLSVSGDSGEVILCDLRSGSSVHRLQGHVGPVQITQWSPRNQHILVSGGKDQTVRMWDVRAGRACLMALDMENSLCKTTKFKKRSKNVPQAHKSCITSLCFTHDGMWLLSFGYDGHLKLWNSTTGDNMEVKYEEAYTELKKTIHMAISYCTYPDLVFIPCREEILVFDLLSGRLLNVLQGHFLSVLGVVYNPVSMDLYSFGIDHNFITWTPKKLLKSCLSNEENKETVKIARVKKNTRQRVKHEVTQDAWSSDED